The region ACGGGTTGGTGGAGATTTCCGGCGAGGACGTGGTGGACGGCCGAGCCCGCCGCTACTACCGGATTACCGACGGCGGCGCCGCCACCCTCGCCAAGGAAGCGGACCGTCTGGCAGCCAACGCCCGCCAGGCCATGTCGAAGCTGCGACTGCGTGCAGCGCAGGCCGGAGCATGAACGGCGGAGCCTCCAAACTGGAGGCCACCTACACACGGGCGCTGGGAGCCTACCCGCGCCGCTGGCGCCGGGAGCAGGGCGAGGAACTGATCGGCGTACTGCTCTACGTCGCCCGTTCCGAGCACCGCACCAAGGCCACCCCGGCCGAACTGCTCAACCTCGTGGGCAACGGCCTGGCTACCCGCGGCCTGGAACTGCTCGGCAGCGTGGGCCGGCGGCGACGCAACGGCATCGCCTTCACTGCCACCGTGCTGGCCACCTACCTTGCGCTCACCCTGACACTGCTGGGCGAATGGGGTCCGTGGGTCCGGCCGGGCACGCTGCGCTGGCGGCCCACGGGCGAGGGGTTCGGTGAGGCGTTCCTGGCCGCGGGACCGTTCACGACGGCGGCCGCGGCGGTTTACCTGGCACTGCTCGCCGGATTCGTTGCTGCGCTGGCCGGCCGGCACTCCCTGCGCCGGACACTGCATCTCAGCGCGGCAGTGGCAGCTCCGCTGATTCCCCTCTCCGGCGCCGTCGCGGGAATCCTCGCACCGCCGCTCACTCCCATGCTCGTGCTCAGCGGCCTGGCGCTGCTGGCCCTCATCGGCAACCCCGCGGCCAGCGCTTCCCGCCA is a window of Arthrobacter sp. zg-Y1171 DNA encoding:
- a CDS encoding PadR family transcriptional regulator, with protein sequence MSKHEMREPTFLVLSALADGPKHGYALIAETKDLSGGRVKLQPGTLYGVLDRLREDGLVEISGEDVVDGRARRYYRITDGGAATLAKEADRLAANARQAMSKLRLRAAQAGA